The following coding sequences lie in one Harpia harpyja isolate bHarHar1 chromosome W unlocalized genomic scaffold, bHarHar1 primary haplotype SUPER_W_unloc_1, whole genome shotgun sequence genomic window:
- the LOC128138070 gene encoding LOW QUALITY PROTEIN: potassium channel subfamily K member 6-like (The sequence of the model RefSeq protein was modified relative to this genomic sequence to represent the inferred CDS: inserted 1 base in 1 codon; deleted 1 base in 1 codon) yields the protein MPCPASRWRRLPRRCRHGNAAGLGGGAWAGPRGPHGGPRGHGDPRDVPRAVVSWPQGCALWLWWSPGPQCPRTMVSPGLWWPQGHSVVVTWMAAVAMVSPGPRTGAVALEGTPGTPNASEWDLATXLLFVTTLLTTVGYGSVAPFSATGKAFCMAYAVVGVPITMLTLTAAVRRLTVPLVHRPRLYLQARWGYSRRGAAHIHFIFMVGVTSGVLVLLPLPGFYVLEGTWSYLDAVYFCVISLCTIGLGDLVPAEAPGQPLRQLYQVAVAAYLLLGLTGVLLLAQTFHRLAELHGITSVAGGISGTG from the exons aTGCCGTGCCCGGCTTCAAGATGGCGGCGCCTGCCCCGCCGATGTCGCCACGGCAACGCAGCGGGCCTGGGCGGCGGGGCCTGGGCGGGGCCTAGGGGTCCCCACGGTGGCCCCCGGGGCCACGGTGACCCCAGGGATGTCCCCAGAGCCGTGGTGTCATGGCCACAGGGATGCGCCCTGTGGCTGTGGTGGTCTCCAGGGCCACAGTGTCCCAGGACCatggtgtccccagggctgtggtgGCCCCAGGGCCACAGTGTCGTCGTCACCTGGATGGCCGCAGTGGCCATGGTGTCCCCAGGACCACG CACTGGGGCTGTGGCGCTGGaagggacccccgggacccccaacGCCTCCGAGTGGGACCTCGCCA GCCTTCTCTTCGTCACCACCCTCCTCACCACCGTGG GCTACGGCTCGGTGGCCCCCTTCTCGGCAACCGGCAAAGCCTTCTGCATGGCCTACGCCGTGGTGGGCGTCCCCATCACCATGTTGACGTTGACGGCAGCCGTCCGGCGGTTGACGGTGCCCTTGGTCCACCGTCCCCGGTTGTACCTACAGGCGCGATGGGGCTACAGCCGGCGTGGGGCCGCCCATATCCACTTCATCTTCATGGTGGGGGTCACCTCGGGAGTCTTGGTGCTTCTCCCGCTGCCGGGGTTCTACGTCCTTGAAGGTACTTGGAGCTACTTGGACGCCGTCTACTTCTGCGTCATCTCTCTTTGCACCATTGGGTTGGGGGATCTCGTGCCGGCCGAAGCA CCGGGTCAACCATTGAGGCAACTCTACCAAGTAGCCGTAGCCG CGTATCTGCTGCTGGGGTTGACGGGCGTCCTGCTGTTGGCGCAGACCTTCCATCGGTTGGCCGAGCTCCACGGCATCACCAGCGTCGCTGGCGGCATCTCCGGCACCGGATGA
- the LOC128138123 gene encoding LOW QUALITY PROTEIN: protein YIF1B-B-like (The sequence of the model RefSeq protein was modified relative to this genomic sequence to represent the inferred CDS: inserted 3 bases in 3 codons; deleted 3 bases in 3 codons) produces MELERHPPKRRVPAAAPRMADPHPLFDDTSAAGGGGGGGGGVGAQPGRGYGGPPPXSSPYPPPASFLREPVSSLAVVYGSSLASXGRDIVDRNLDRFIPVGRLKYYFAVDTVYVGRKLGLLVFPFVHQDWQVRYQQDAPVAPRFDVNAPDLYIPVMAFITYILIAGLALGTQNRFSPDSLGLQASSALAWLIVEVLAVLLSLYLVTVNTDLTTIDLIAFAGYKYVGMIIGLVFGLLFGRTGYYVVLSWCCLSIFVFMIRTLRLKLLXEAAAEGVLVRGPKNQLRMYLTMAIAAAHAPLHVLAHLPPPQPLFMYWLTYHLLRCCF; encoded by the exons ATGGAGCTGGAGCGGCACC cccccaaACGCCGGGTACCGGCGGCAGCC CCGCGTATGGCGGATCCCCACCCTCTCTTCGATGATACCAGCGCGgcgggaggcggaggcggcggcggtggtggggTTGGGGCCCAACCGGGCCGGGGTTACGGGGGTCCGCCTC TTTCCTCCCCCTACCCACCTCCCGCTTCTTTCCTGAGAGAACCGGTATCCAGCCTGGCTGTGGTTTACGGCAGCAGTTTGGCCA CAGGCCGCGATATCGTGGACCGTAAC CTCGATCGGTTCATCCCGGTGGGGAGACTGAAGTATTATTTCGCTGTGGACACCGTCTACGTGGGCAGAAAACTGGGGCTCCTCGTT TTTCCCTTCGTGCATCAG GACTGGCAGGTGAGGTACCAGCAGGACGCCCCAGTTGCCCCCCGTTTTGACGTCAACGCCCCCGATCTCTACATCCCGG TGATGGCCTTCATCACCTACATCCTCATCGCC GGCTTGGCTCTGGGCACCCAGAACAG ATTCTCCCCCGACAGCCTGGGCTTGCAGGCGAGCTCGGCGCTGGCCTGGTTGATCGTGGAGGTGCTGGCCGTCCTCCTCAGCCTCTACCTCGTCACCGTCAACACCGACCTCACCACCATCGACCTCATCGCCTTCGCCGGCTACAAATACGTGGG GATGATCATCGGCCTCGTCTTCGGGCTCCTCTTCGGCCGAACAGGTTACTACGTGGTGCTGAGCTGGTGCTGCCTCAGCATCTTCGTcttcatg ATCAGGACGCTGCGGCTGAAGCTGC TCGAGGCGGCGGCCGAGGGGGTGTTGGTGCGAGGGCCAAAAAACCAGCTGCGGATGTACCTGACCATGGCCATCGCCGCCGCCCATGCCCCTCTTCATGTACTGGCTCACCTaccacctccccagcccctcttCATGTACTGGCTCACCTACCACCTCCTCAG GTGTTGCTTTTAG